In Fusobacterium massiliense, a single window of DNA contains:
- the nikC gene encoding nickel transporter permease, translated as MKIIKFMKTHKQFTFFLILTIIIVLIAFFAKSIAPKDPLAAVMSKPLKAPDNINLLGTDILGRDILSRIIYGTRYSLFMTLALVAVVFVIGTLMGLIAGYFGGIVDMVIMRLADMMVSFPGLILAIAIAGLLGPSMTNAIIAISAVTWTKYARLSRSMVLKIKKELYVEAAKLTGSTDRHILARYILPNMFTLMLVTAISDIGALMLEIAALSFLGFGAQPPTPEWGAMLNEGRTYLAKAPWLMLYPGIAIVIVVVTFNMLGDSIKDLIDIKEEDF; from the coding sequence TTGAAAATTATAAAGTTTATGAAAACACATAAACAATTTACTTTTTTTCTAATTTTAACAATTATTATTGTCTTAATAGCTTTTTTTGCAAAGTCAATTGCTCCTAAAGATCCTCTAGCTGCTGTAATGTCAAAACCATTGAAAGCACCAGATAATATAAATTTATTGGGGACAGATATTTTAGGAAGAGATATATTATCTCGTATTATTTATGGAACTAGATATTCGCTGTTTATGACTTTAGCATTAGTGGCTGTAGTATTTGTCATAGGAACTCTTATGGGACTTATAGCAGGATATTTTGGTGGAATTGTTGATATGGTGATCATGAGACTTGCTGATATGATGGTTTCATTTCCTGGGCTTATACTTGCAATAGCAATAGCTGGACTTTTAGGTCCAAGTATGACAAATGCAATTATTGCCATTTCTGCTGTTACTTGGACTAAGTATGCAAGACTTTCAAGAAGTATGGTTTTAAAAATAAAAAAAGAATTATATGTTGAAGCTGCAAAACTTACAGGAAGTACAGACAGACATATTCTAGCAAGATATATTTTACCTAATATGTTTACACTTATGCTAGTTACTGCAATATCAGATATTGGAGCATTAATGCTTGAAATAGCAGCTCTATCATTCTTAGGTTTCGGAGCTCAACCTCCAACTCCAGAATGGGGAGCTATGTTAAATGAAGGAAGAACTTATCTTGCAAAAGCTCCTTGGCTTATGTTATATCCGGGAATTGCAATAGTTATAGTTGTTGTAACATTTAATATGTTAGGAGATAGTATAAAAGATTTGATTGATATCAAAGAGGAAGATTTTTAA
- a CDS encoding ABC transporter substrate-binding protein, with protein MKFFTKKSFSFLMVILMMFTLVACGGEKKEATGKPVENGELVIGVTSFADTLEPTEQYFSWVITRYGVGENLVRFDEHGELQPMLAESWQISDDKLTWEFKIRKDVKFSNGNPLTAEAVKSSFDRTFRKSKRAEGFFKPASIVAEGDTLKITTDKPVAILPQCLADPLFLIIDTSDNVEEYTTNAPICTGPYVFKEFVPTEYAIVERNPNYWNGTPALAKVTFKCINDQSTRALSLKTGEIGVAYNLKIENKADFEGEKNINVQELKSLRSTYAFMNQNGVLKDLALRQALLRGLDKKAYVENLLGGAATAGKAPIPPTLDFGFDQLKDENAYNPESAKEILAKAGYKDIDGDGFVETPDGKKLDLNFVIYTSREELKVYAQAAQSNLKDIGIKMTLKTVSYETLLDMRDNGNFDLLIWNVLAANTGDPEKYLYENWDSGSASNKSGYKNAKVDELLDQLNAEFDPEKRKELAIEIQQLIMNDAATVFFGYETTFLYSNNKVQNLKMFPMDYYWLTKDVTITE; from the coding sequence ATGAAATTTTTTACAAAGAAAAGTTTTTCTTTTCTAATGGTAATTTTAATGATGTTTACTTTAGTAGCTTGTGGTGGCGAGAAAAAAGAAGCTACAGGAAAACCTGTTGAAAACGGAGAGCTTGTTATAGGGGTTACAAGTTTTGCTGATACTTTAGAACCAACTGAACAATATTTTAGCTGGGTTATTACTCGTTATGGTGTTGGAGAAAATTTAGTTCGTTTTGATGAACATGGAGAATTGCAACCAATGCTAGCAGAAAGTTGGCAAATAAGTGATGATAAATTAACTTGGGAATTTAAAATTAGAAAAGATGTTAAATTCTCAAATGGAAATCCTTTAACTGCTGAAGCTGTTAAATCTTCATTTGATAGAACATTTAGAAAAAGTAAAAGAGCAGAAGGATTCTTCAAACCAGCTTCTATAGTTGCAGAAGGAGATACTTTAAAAATAACTACTGATAAACCAGTTGCAATTTTACCTCAATGTTTAGCAGATCCTTTATTCTTAATCATTGATACATCTGACAACGTTGAAGAATATACAACAAATGCACCAATTTGTACTGGTCCTTATGTATTTAAAGAATTTGTTCCAACTGAATATGCTATCGTTGAAAGAAACCCTAACTACTGGAATGGAACTCCTGCTTTAGCTAAAGTTACATTTAAATGTATCAACGATCAAAGCACTCGTGCATTATCTCTAAAAACTGGAGAAATTGGAGTAGCATATAACTTGAAAATAGAAAATAAAGCTGATTTTGAAGGAGAAAAAAATATTAATGTTCAAGAATTAAAATCTTTGAGATCAACTTATGCTTTCATGAATCAAAATGGAGTTTTAAAAGATTTAGCTCTACGTCAAGCTTTACTTAGAGGTCTTGATAAAAAAGCTTATGTTGAAAACTTATTAGGTGGAGCAGCTACTGCAGGTAAAGCACCAATTCCTCCTACATTGGATTTTGGATTCGATCAATTAAAAGATGAAAATGCTTATAATCCTGAAAGTGCAAAAGAAATACTTGCAAAAGCTGGATACAAAGATATAGATGGAGATGGATTTGTTGAAACTCCTGATGGTAAAAAATTAGACTTGAATTTTGTTATCTACACAAGTAGAGAAGAATTAAAAGTTTATGCTCAAGCAGCTCAATCTAACTTAAAAGATATCGGAATAAAAATGACTTTAAAAACAGTAAGTTATGAAACTCTATTAGATATGAGAGATAATGGAAACTTTGACTTATTAATTTGGAACGTTCTTGCTGCAAATACAGGAGACCCTGAAAAATATTTATATGAAAACTGGGATAGTGGTTCTGCTTCAAATAAATCTGGATATAAAAATGCAAAAGTTGATGAATTGTTAGATCAATTGAATGCTGAATTTGATCCTGAAAAGAGAAAAGAATTAGCAATTGAAATTCAACAACTAATAATGAACGATGCAGCAACAGTATTCTTTGGATATGAAACAACTTTCTTATATTCAAATAATAAAGTTCAAAATTTAAAAATGTTCCCAATGGATTACTATTGGCTAACAAAAGATGTTACAATTACTGAATAA